The Isosphaera pallida ATCC 43644 genome includes a window with the following:
- a CDS encoding serine/threonine-protein kinase, producing MCRDLEEQVRRRFQRDPSARVIGTQLLDWSVRPGRGVGSVAVATALREAGNDQERPEWPEWVQAELLAHLLRVEHELRQGRHDPERDGGGGVHLSQPPLPFDQREGPGLSFVEAIQRFPGAFWVPAWNRLFPDVMGWIDRDPPLPEFLQADPPGPGPIQRAWEEFERRAEAFLVDAEDRIDHGARVTPDDLERAGRAGLINPGCRADRLRLLLRLLRFERNARLGSNGEGPLHEAELRRRFPGVEGVALSLNLFRADLAPPYRLIPSQRGPGPGPDRDGRGGMARVIRAEWWSGWPGPPPDGRIDPEVPLALKVAEPGDFENQIETYEGPALTILGNAVATPKLDQGWWWVDPDRPSGRPFLVLPWIEGLDLAELIAAHPRGLNPETARKIFFSAAAQVARAHKFGVIHRDIKPQNIRIRTHATPEQAHEQLPEERDGILEEAVMVMDFGVASHPGRRLLHAETRAFGTPNYVAPEQLDPHQTPGPQADVFSLGVTLHEMLTGQSPFAPLQASHPRGTAASLGEVYRWIRGRRVIPLSQVRPDLPRGLETVLQVCLQPDPRDRYASVAELLADLNRAMNGQRVRARPPGRLTRWARRVQERPGRALAVLGAAAALILALGGALVAFARAEANEQARRNAVRADRAARYTLERILQISLDGTSTDRAERLLVLFQSLAANPEVPEEIQAWAHSHHARLELERGDSAAAAALFEQALALRRRLAQRNPEVRVDLAETLHDLAERRQAAQRYHEAETLYRDALQIRRDLVREDPDDPARRSDLARSLGYLGDLMVLRERWQEAQACYHASLEIREALRRAKPDDPALAFQLARAYRNFARLDLIGPPDLHAVEAASHRATRLTRATQRYERSWTLLQTELDRGSLDAILQRGLNPVQSVSEARDALNSALFLREAAVSLNGRGDARRQLGQRHAAAADHQTALDLLDRIDPARFTARDQLERLRSLVGLASAQDDPHARAATARHALVLADDLLAGVHQPDWTQLDTAQRAGHLLRLRALALSDPRPALLETARREFQRAAPPYDPEWRIQRPFWDALPLPPTEP from the coding sequence ATGTGTCGTGACCTGGAAGAACAGGTTCGACGTCGGTTCCAACGCGACCCCTCGGCGCGGGTCATCGGGACGCAGCTTTTAGATTGGAGCGTTCGGCCCGGGCGTGGCGTCGGTTCGGTCGCGGTGGCCACTGCGTTGCGCGAGGCCGGGAACGACCAAGAGCGTCCCGAATGGCCCGAGTGGGTGCAGGCGGAGCTCCTGGCCCATTTGCTGCGGGTCGAACACGAGTTGCGGCAAGGCCGGCATGACCCCGAGCGTGACGGGGGCGGCGGCGTCCACCTCTCGCAGCCCCCCCTACCCTTCGACCAGCGCGAGGGGCCGGGACTGTCCTTCGTGGAGGCAATCCAGCGGTTTCCCGGAGCGTTTTGGGTTCCGGCTTGGAATCGCCTCTTCCCCGACGTGATGGGTTGGATCGACCGAGATCCGCCGCTTCCGGAGTTCCTGCAAGCCGACCCTCCCGGCCCCGGCCCTATCCAACGCGCTTGGGAGGAGTTCGAGAGGCGGGCCGAGGCATTCCTGGTCGATGCCGAGGACCGGATCGACCACGGCGCGCGGGTCACCCCCGACGACCTGGAGCGGGCCGGCCGGGCCGGGCTGATCAACCCAGGCTGCCGGGCCGACCGGCTGCGTCTGCTGCTGCGTCTGCTCCGCTTTGAGCGCAACGCCCGCCTCGGTAGCAACGGTGAGGGCCCGCTCCACGAGGCGGAGCTGCGCCGGCGTTTTCCTGGCGTCGAGGGCGTCGCGCTGAGTTTGAACCTGTTCCGGGCCGATCTCGCCCCGCCCTACCGCCTGATCCCTTCTCAGAGAGGCCCGGGACCCGGGCCCGACCGCGACGGACGCGGCGGCATGGCCCGGGTGATCCGGGCCGAGTGGTGGAGTGGTTGGCCGGGACCGCCGCCGGATGGCCGGATCGACCCCGAGGTGCCCTTGGCGCTCAAAGTGGCCGAGCCGGGCGACTTCGAGAACCAGATCGAGACCTACGAGGGACCGGCCTTGACCATCTTGGGCAACGCAGTGGCGACCCCCAAGCTGGATCAAGGGTGGTGGTGGGTCGATCCGGATCGGCCCAGTGGGCGGCCCTTTCTCGTTCTGCCCTGGATCGAAGGGCTCGATCTGGCCGAACTGATCGCCGCCCACCCCCGCGGCCTCAACCCCGAGACCGCCCGCAAGATCTTCTTCTCCGCCGCCGCCCAGGTGGCCCGCGCCCATAAATTCGGGGTGATCCACCGCGACATCAAACCCCAGAACATTCGGATCCGCACCCACGCCACCCCCGAGCAGGCCCACGAGCAGCTGCCCGAGGAACGCGACGGCATCCTCGAAGAAGCGGTGATGGTGATGGATTTCGGGGTGGCCAGCCACCCGGGCCGTCGTCTGCTCCACGCCGAGACCCGCGCCTTTGGCACCCCCAACTATGTGGCCCCCGAACAACTCGATCCTCACCAGACCCCCGGCCCCCAGGCCGACGTGTTCAGCCTGGGGGTCACCCTTCACGAGATGTTGACCGGCCAATCCCCCTTCGCCCCGCTCCAAGCCTCCCACCCCCGCGGGACCGCGGCGAGCCTCGGCGAGGTGTACCGCTGGATCCGCGGGCGGCGGGTCATCCCCTTGAGCCAGGTGCGGCCGGATCTACCCCGGGGCTTGGAGACGGTGCTGCAAGTCTGCCTGCAACCCGACCCCCGGGACCGTTACGCCAGCGTCGCCGAACTGCTCGCTGACCTCAACCGGGCGATGAACGGCCAACGGGTCCGGGCCCGTCCGCCGGGACGATTGACCCGCTGGGCGCGCCGGGTTCAGGAACGACCCGGCCGCGCCCTGGCCGTCCTGGGCGCGGCCGCAGCCCTGATCCTGGCCCTAGGAGGGGCACTCGTGGCCTTCGCCCGCGCTGAGGCCAACGAACAGGCCCGCCGCAACGCCGTCCGCGCCGACCGCGCGGCCCGCTACACCCTGGAACGCATCCTCCAGATCAGCCTCGACGGCACCTCCACGGACCGCGCCGAGCGGCTACTGGTGTTGTTCCAGTCGCTGGCCGCCAACCCCGAGGTGCCCGAGGAAATCCAGGCGTGGGCCCACTCGCACCACGCCCGCCTGGAACTGGAGCGGGGCGACTCCGCCGCCGCCGCGGCGCTCTTCGAGCAAGCCCTGGCGCTGCGGCGTCGTCTGGCCCAACGCAACCCCGAGGTGCGGGTCGATCTCGCCGAAACCCTCCACGACCTGGCCGAACGCCGTCAGGCCGCCCAGCGTTACCACGAGGCCGAGACCCTCTACCGCGACGCCCTCCAGATCCGCCGCGACCTGGTGCGCGAGGACCCCGACGACCCCGCGCGCCGCTCCGACCTGGCCCGCTCGCTCGGCTACCTGGGCGACCTGATGGTGCTGAGAGAACGCTGGCAGGAGGCCCAAGCCTGCTATCACGCCTCGCTGGAGATCCGTGAGGCCCTGCGACGCGCTAAGCCCGACGACCCGGCCCTCGCCTTCCAACTGGCCCGCGCCTATCGCAACTTCGCCCGCCTGGACCTGATCGGCCCCCCTGACCTCCACGCCGTCGAAGCCGCCTCGCACCGCGCCACGCGGCTCACCCGCGCCACGCAGCGTTACGAACGCTCTTGGACCCTGCTGCAAACCGAACTCGACCGCGGCTCCCTCGACGCGATCCTCCAACGCGGCCTCAACCCGGTCCAGTCGGTCTCCGAAGCCCGTGACGCCCTCAACTCCGCCCTGTTTTTGCGGGAGGCGGCCGTGTCACTCAACGGACGGGGCGACGCCCGCCGTCAGCTGGGTCAACGCCACGCCGCCGCCGCCGACCACCAAACCGCCCTGGACCTGCTCGACCGGATCGACCCGGCCCGGTTCACCGCCCGCGACCAGCTGGAACGGCTCCGTAGCCTGGTCGGTCTGGCCTCAGCCCAAGACGACCCCCACGCCCGCGCTGCCACGGCCCGCCACGCCCTCGTCCTCGCCGACGACCTGCTCGCCGGAGTCCACCAACCGGACTGGACCCAGCTCGACACCGCTCAACGCGCTGGCCATCTGCTCCGGCTCCGCGCCCTCGCCCTCAGCGACCCCCGCCCCGCCCTCCTGGAAACCGCCCGCCGCGAGTTCCAACGCGCTGCCCCCCCCTATGACCCCGAATGGCGGATCCAACGCCCATTCTGGGACGCCCTCCCCCTCCCTCCCACCGAACCTTGA